Part of the Oligoflexia bacterium genome is shown below.
TGGCCTCGGGAATTTCTTTTCGAATCATTGCAAGAATCTCAACGATCTCTTCTTTGGTCATCTTACGATTCATACGTTTAAGTACTGAGTTTGAGATGTGCTGTAAGGGCATATCAAAGTACTTAGCAAGATTTGCACGCTCTTTAATGAGCCCAACCATCTCAGGCGTGATTCCATCAGGGTACAGATACAAAACTCTGATCCAATCTAAGCCCTTAACCTTTGAAAGCTCATCAAGAAGTGTAACGGGAGATTCTTTCGCATTTACGTCTTTACGTCGTAAATCCCAACCAAAATCAGTGAAGTCATGGGAAACAACGTTGATCTCACGCACACCTGTTGAAACGAGGCGCTCAGCTTCTTTAATAATATTAGGAAGCGTTCGTGATTGAAGATTGCCACGGATCTTTGGAATAGCACAAAAAGCACATCGCTTAAGACAACCCTCAGCAATTTTTAAATAGGATGTATAAAATGGCTGAGTATTAATACGCGGAGCATTTTCTTCTTGAAGATAAGTCGGAAGATTAAAAAATGATTTTTGAGCCTTTAGTTTATCCGCCTCATCCAAAATTTCAGTGATCTTGTGAAATTCACCTGTTCCGATAAAAAGATCAGCCTCTGGAAGGCTTTCAATCAACTCATCTTTGTAACGCTGAGTAAGACAACCAGCAACAACCAGCTTCATATGCTCTTTGCCTTTGGTTTTATATTCCGCCATTTCAAGAATGGTACTGATTGACTCTTGTTTTGCTGAGTCAATAAAACCACAGGTATTAACAATAATCGCGTCTGCTTGTTCAGGTTTTTGGGTGATTTTGTATTCAGCACCCACCAAGTGACCCAACATGATTTCGCTATCTACAAGGTTTTTAGGGCAACCAAGACTTACGAAATGAACAAATTTTTGCTTTTGATTTATTATAGGCTCTAACATTTAATTACGACCTCATATTTACAAATTGCAGAGGAACACCAACATCTTTAGTTTTTAAAACCTGCATCACTGTTTGCAACTCATCAATGCTTTTGCTCGTAACGCGAACTAGATCATCTTGAATAGCGGGGTTAGCTTTATACTTACCCTCTTTAATAACAGCACATACTTCTTTTGCTTTTTCTTTAGTGAGCCCATTAATGAGTTTTACCTCTTGACGAAGAGCACCCATTGAAGCCTCTACTTCTTTTTGATAATCAAGCGCCCGTAGACTTACTCCACGCTTGATAAGTTTTGACTCAAGAATTTCCTTTAGCGCTTTAAGTTTGTAATCGTCATCCGCCAAAAGTTTGATTAAATCTTTTTCCAATTGTATTTCAGTTTTTGATCCACGAAAATCATAACGCGTTGAAATTTCTTTACGCGTTTGGTTGATGGCGTTATCTACCTCTTGTAGATCTAACTTTGAAACAACATCAAATGATGGCATCTAACAAACCTCTATTAGTCAATAAGTGTAACGTCGGAATTCTTGGGTGGAATAAATTTAAAAAGTTCATCTTCCATAGGAAGATCAAATTTAATATCAGAAAATTCAAGAGTCGTTGTGTTACTGATAGTGTCTTCAAACATTATAGTTTCGATAGTTTTTGTTTTTTTATTTACAACCACGGTTAGCCAAATTACTTGGGCTTGTTTATCTTTTGGTTTTAGGTTGTATGAAACACTATCCCCATTTGTAGTTTCACTTTTACTTACAAAGTCACTGGTAATGTGGCCCTGCCCCATTAAAAAAGCAACCAACGCTTGGGGCTGACTTTTCTTTGGTTGTTGCGCTTTTAATACTGCGATTTTTTCATCTTTTTCTGTCGGGAAATCTACAAGCCATACCGCATCTTTATTTACAACGATAAGTGAATGATCAGGCTCTGTGGTTTCCCAACGAAGTCTGCCACCTTTTTTAACTTGAATTTCACCTTGAGAAGTTTTTACTTTATCTAAGAGTTGTGATTTTACCGTTTTGGAGACATGCATTTTAACAGTTTGAGTATTGCGATAGCGATCTTCAACTTCACGCAAGTGTTTTGATGTTTTTGCCTGAGCATTGGAGAAAAACAGAACAGTCATAACAACAGTTGCAATGATGATCGTTAATTTTTTTGCAATAAATATGGAGAGGCTTTTCATTCATTATATCTACCAGATTTTAGGCATATTTTCAACCAAGCGAGGGGTAGATGACAGAGTAACCCCTAACGCTCTAGGTCTACCTAACGCATGCCAGGCTTGAAGAAGCGTCGAACCTGTTGTTATTACATCATCGACCAAAAGTAGTACTCCCGATTGATGGCGTTCTTTCGATCCAGCGATCGTCCCACCAGAAAATGCAGTGCGCATATGAATTTCAACGCTCTGCCTTGCTTCAAGGGGCTTGAGTTTTTGAGCCTCAAAACCTTTGCGCTCAAGATGTTGGTCAAAGTATGGGGCACGAAAATAGTTGGCTAAATGTCTACCGATCCTCGCAGCATGATCAAGCTCACCCCAGTTTTGCGCAGGAACAGGAATTACACAGCCCACATGCTCAAACAATTGAGGACTAACTTTTTGAGCAAGACATTCAGTCAGAACAGCTGTGAGATTTTTTAAGTTCCCACCCTTTAAACTTCGAACAAGGCGCCCAGCTTCACCTATGTATTGAAAAAGCGAAACCACTGGCAGTATTTCACCGTTTTTATCAGTTAATTCACGATAAATGAGATCACTTTGCAGAAAACTCTCTTGGCACTTAACACACAAAGAATCATGAAGGCGCCAAAGAATTTTATGACAAAGATGACAAGAGTCGATGAGCATGAAAGAGAGGTCTGCAAGATGCGCCTCAGGGCAGGTTTGATTTTATTAAACACCCGCTAAACAAAAACGGCTGTGCGTTCATATGCCGGACAATATCAAGCTCAAACCCTTCTGAGTTTCTTCTGGCACGGATCAACGTTATGCTTTGAAAATTACTAAAGAAAATGTTAAATTCTTCTTAAAGAAATGGAAGCTCTGGCATGAATCAAATGGCTAAAAATATTAATTCTCATCAAATTGCAATTTTGAAAATTACTATTGAAAATAATAAAATTACTGCTGATTTGAATGACGGAAGAATAGTGTCTATTCCCATCGCTTGGTTTCCCCGACTTGTTCAAGCAAGCGCTCACCACCTTCAAAATTTCACCCTCGGGTTATGGAGTTCATTGGCCTGACATTGATGAAGATATCAGTATTAAATCTTTTCTCGCGCCCTAATCACGTTATCAACGAATGCCCCGTCATTTCCTTAGGCTGTTCCCACCCATATATTTTTAAAATTGTTGGGGCAATATCGGCAAGAATTCCATTTTTAAGTGTTTGTTTTGTAGGTGTTTTTGACACCCATACTAATGGAACCGGATTTGTCGTATGCGCTGTGTGGGGCTCACCAGTTTTAGGATCAACCATCATTTCTGAATTTCCATGATCTGCAGTTATTAAAACATCATAACCATTCTTAAGTGCAGCCTCACATACCCGGCCCACACACTCATCAATAACTTCAATTGCTTTAACAGCTGCGGGAATAATACCTGAATGCCCCACCATGTCGCTATTGGCAAAATTTAAGACGATAAGTTTGTAATTGGTAGAATCCATTTTTTTAATCAACTCATCGGTTAATTTACG
Proteins encoded:
- the rimO gene encoding 30S ribosomal protein S12 methylthiotransferase RimO, yielding MLEPIINQKQKFVHFVSLGCPKNLVDSEIMLGHLVGAEYKITQKPEQADAIIVNTCGFIDSAKQESISTILEMAEYKTKGKEHMKLVVAGCLTQRYKDELIESLPEADLFIGTGEFHKITEILDEADKLKAQKSFFNLPTYLQEENAPRINTQPFYTSYLKIAEGCLKRCAFCAIPKIRGNLQSRTLPNIIKEAERLVSTGVREINVVSHDFTDFGWDLRRKDVNAKESPVTLLDELSKVKGLDWIRVLYLYPDGITPEMVGLIKERANLAKYFDMPLQHISNSVLKRMNRKMTKEEIVEILAMIRKEIPEAIIRTQFIVGFPGETEEDFQELKAFVKEQRFDRVGCFEYSPEDITAAGKMPDQIDEATKNRRKDELMRMQADISREQHQKQVGRIVPVLIEGLSEETDLLLKGRTQEQAPEIDGIVLITSGDAKIGEIVNVKITDSHDYDLVGEIVG
- a CDS encoding YajQ family cyclic di-GMP-binding protein; translated protein: MPSFDVVSKLDLQEVDNAINQTRKEISTRYDFRGSKTEIQLEKDLIKLLADDDYKLKALKEILESKLIKRGVSLRALDYQKEVEASMGALRQEVKLINGLTKEKAKEVCAVIKEGKYKANPAIQDDLVRVTSKSIDELQTVMQVLKTKDVGVPLQFVNMRS
- a CDS encoding outer membrane lipoprotein carrier protein LolA; this translates as MKSLSIFIAKKLTIIIATVVMTVLFFSNAQAKTSKHLREVEDRYRNTQTVKMHVSKTVKSQLLDKVKTSQGEIQVKKGGRLRWETTEPDHSLIVVNKDAVWLVDFPTEKDEKIAVLKAQQPKKSQPQALVAFLMGQGHITSDFVSKSETTNGDSVSYNLKPKDKQAQVIWLTVVVNKKTKTIETIMFEDTISNTTTLEFSDIKFDLPMEDELFKFIPPKNSDVTLID
- a CDS encoding DUF2442 domain-containing protein codes for the protein MFKQALTTFKISPSGYGVHWPDIDEDISIKSFLAP